A single Lolium perenne isolate Kyuss_39 chromosome 6, Kyuss_2.0, whole genome shotgun sequence DNA region contains:
- the LOC127309105 gene encoding alpha-1,6-mannosyl-glycoprotein 2-beta-N-acetylglucosaminyltransferase yields the protein MATTTSSSHHHRARLRSRAAPLFAVVVLAVLAVTALLRASHRYGDLAPPAFAAAARRAARNQTIAQRKILLDPSFTPRLPRQSALSLSLAHRNALPPRNADRFPSLPDGHLKIVLYVHNRPRYLRLVVDSLSRVDGIGEALLVVSHDGYFPEMDEIVKGIAFCQVKQIFAPYSPHLFPDSFPGVTPGDCRDKDKAAEKRCQGNPDQYGNHRAPRIVSLKHHWWWMMNTVWDGLEETTDFDEHILFIEEDHYIFPNAYRNAQLLVDLKPKKCPQCYAVNLAPSDVKAKGEGWESMIAEKMGNIGYAFNRTVWRKIHAKAKQFCTFDEYNWDITMWATVYPSFGAPVYSLRGPRRSAAHFGKCGLHQGHDPGNVCADNGVGAVELDAIDKVPNIKADWPVHIIRKQQGYQAGFKGWGGWGDRRDQELCLSFAYMYHVKDPLSA from the coding sequence atggccaccaccacctcctcctcccacCACCACCGCGCGCGCCTCCGATCCCGCGCCGCGCCCCTGTTCGCGGTCGTCGTCCTCGCGGTCCTCGCCGTCACCGCGCTCCTCCGCGCCAGCCACCGCTACGGCGACCTAGCCCCGCCcgccttcgccgccgccgcccgcaggGCCGCCCGCAACCAGACCATCGCGCAGCGCAAGATCCTGCTCGACCCGTCCTTCACCCCGCgcctgccgcgccagagcgcgctctccctctccctcgCCCACCGCAACGCGCTGCCGCCCCGCAACGCCGACCGCTTCCCCAGCCTCCCCGACGGGCACCTCAAGATCGTCCTCTACGTCCACAACCGCCCGCGCTACCTCCGCCTCGTCGTCGACAGCCTCTCCCGCGTCGACGGCATCGGCGAGGCGCTGCTCGTCGTCAGCCACGACGGCTACTTCCCCGAGATGGACGAGATCGTCAAGGGCATCGCTTTCTGCCAGGTCAAGCAGATCTTCGCGCCCTACTCGCCGCACCTGTTCCCGGACTCCTTCCCCGGCGTCACGCCCGGGGACTGCCGGGACAAGGACAAGGCGGCCGAGAAGCGGTGCCAGGGCAACCCGGACCAGTACGGCAACCACCGCGCTCCCAGGATCGTGTCGCTGAAGCACCACTGGTGGTGGATGATGAACACCGTGTGGGATGGGCTGGAGGAGACCACGGACTTCGATGAGCACATCCTCTTCATAGAGGAAGACCACTACATCTTCCCCAACGCGTACCGGAATGCGCAGCTACTCGTGGATTTGAAGCCGAAGAAGTGCCCCCAGTGCTACGCTGTCAATTTGGCGCCGTCCGATGTCAAGGCGAAAGGGGAAGGTTGGGAGAGCATGATCGCTGAGAAGATGGGCAACATTGGCTATGCCTTCAACAGGACTGTGTGGAGGAAGATCCATGCCAAGGCTAAGCAGTTCTGCACGTTTGATGAGTACAATTGGGATATTACGATGTGGGCGACCGTGTATCCGTCGTTTGGAGCTCCCGTTTACAGTCTGAGGGGACCTAGGAGGAGTGCTGCACATTTCGGCAAGTGCGGCCTGCACCAAGGCCATGACCCAGGCAATGTCTGTGCTGATAATGGCGTGGGAGCGGTAGAACTAGACGCCATCGATAAGGTTCCTAACATCAAAGCTGATTGGCCAGTTCACATCATCAGGAAACAACAGGGGTATCAGGCTGGTTTCAAAGGATGGGGTGGCTGGGGCGATCGCCGTGATCAGGAGCTCTGCTTGAGTTTTGCGTACATGTACCATGTTAAAGACCCATTATCAGCATGA